Within the Magnetococcales bacterium genome, the region TCCGGTATCTCCGATCCCACGTCGAGCCCGTTGGACCACATCCGCCGGGCGGTGCATCATCTGGAGCACCTGTTGCCCGGACAGGCGCCCCTGGCCGATTTCGTGCATCACAACACCCTGCACGGCTATCAGCATCTGGACTTTCCCCAGGCCCTGGCGGCGGCCCGACAGACCACCGGGCTCAAGGGTTATCTCCCCTTGAAGGAGTTCCGCGCCCTGCGTCGCGGGGGACGCATTCGGCGGGAGGATCTCGAAGCGGTTCTGGACGGGGAGGCTGACCTCTCCCCCCAAGAGCCGCTGGGGGATACGACCCGCCGGGAGATTCTGCTGACCCTGCTGGAACAGGAGATGGAGCCCCTTTCGGGAGCCCGTCTGGCCTGGCGCATCGCCGAAGGGGAGGGGCTTTCCGATTGGCTTCCGGGCCTGCCGGAAGAGAGCCTGGGGAGACTCGCCCGTCTGGGCGAACCGGCACGGGTGCTGGACGACCTGTGGCAGGCCTGCTGCCGGCGACTGGGACTGGAAGGCTCGTTGCGGGCCCCGGACGCCTTCCTGCTGGAGGGGCAGGGCGTGCCCTGCCAACAAAGCGCCGACGAGGTTCTGAAGGAGGAGAGCGATCGCCTGCTGGAGGAGCTTCTGTGGCGCATCGGGCGCAGCGACACCTTGCGGGGTTTCCTGAAAACCCTGACCGGCGAGGATATCCTGGAAGCGGCGCGCACCCATCTGTTGCGCCATCTGGCCACTTTTCTGGACCAGGGTTTCTCCTCCTGGCACCACCTTTCGCGGGAGAAGGGTTTCTACGCCTCCTGGCGGGCTTCGGCCCTGCAGGATACCGGTTTTCCCCTGGACGACCTCACCGACTGGCGCGACACCCTTCTGGATCTGCCCGAGGAGGCCGAGCAGACCATCGCCACCTGCCTGGCCCGCATGGGGTTGGCCGAGGAGCGTTGGGAGGAGTACCTGCAGCGCCTGGCCCTGGAGTTGCCCGGCTGGGGCGGCATGGTGCTGTGGCGCAGTCTCAAGCCCGGTTACATGGGACTCGCGCCGAACCGCATCAACCTGACCGACTACCTGGCGGTGCGGGTGGTGCTGGAAAGGCTGCTGGCCATCCGCCTCTGCCGCTCGGAGTGGGGCATCGAGCCCCAGTTGCAGGTCATCTCCTGGTATTTCCGCCACTATCGCTCCGAGATGCTGGTGCGCTGGATGGTCTTCGAGGCGGGTCTGCCGGAGTTCCTCTCCACCCGGGCCCGCATGCTGCTGCAGCGTTCCCCGGAGTTGCCCCATCGGGAAGATGCCTGGCATACCCTGGCCTGTCTGGCCTTGCACTGGCGCTCCAGCCCGCAAGGGGAACCGGTGCAGCGGCGACAGGAACGGGCCTGGCAACTGTTTCAACTGGCGCAGTACCGGGGCGTTTGCGGCGCGGAGCTGCAGGCTTTGCCCGAGGAGGAGCTGCAGGGGTGGTTCTCCTGCCTGGAGGCCTTGCATGAGGAGAAGGCCAGTTTCATCTGGTTGCAGGCTTACGAACGCACCTATCGGGAGATGATCCTGCGGGCGCTGCACGCCAATCGTTTCCGGGGGCGATTCCGCAGCCGGGAGGAGCGGCCCGCCGCCCAGCTGGTCTTCTGCATGGACGACCGGGAGGAGGGCATTCGCCGCCATCTGGAGGAGCGCCATCCCGACGT harbors:
- a CDS encoding DUF2309 family protein gives rise to the protein MESHSGISDPTSSPLDHIRRAVHHLEHLLPGQAPLADFVHHNTLHGYQHLDFPQALAAARQTTGLKGYLPLKEFRALRRGGRIRREDLEAVLDGEADLSPQEPLGDTTRREILLTLLEQEMEPLSGARLAWRIAEGEGLSDWLPGLPEESLGRLARLGEPARVLDDLWQACCRRLGLEGSLRAPDAFLLEGQGVPCQQSADEVLKEESDRLLEELLWRIGRSDTLRGFLKTLTGEDILEAARTHLLRHLATFLDQGFSSWHHLSREKGFYASWRASALQDTGFPLDDLTDWRDTLLDLPEEAEQTIATCLARMGLAEERWEEYLQRLALELPGWGGMVLWRSLKPGYMGLAPNRINLTDYLAVRVVLERLLAIRLCRSEWGIEPQLQVISWYFRHYRSEMLVRWMVFEAGLPEFLSTRARMLLQRSPELPHREDAWHTLACLALHWRSSPQGEPVQRRQERAWQLFQLAQYRGVCGAELQALPEEELQGWFSCLEALHEEKASFIWLQAYERTYREMILRALHANRFRGRFRSREERPAAQLVFCMDDREEGIRRHLEERHPDVETLGAAGFFGVPIHWQGLDDTCTSALCPIVVTPAHTIREEPAPGAAAQAERHYRRRGRRVALVERLFRGSHRGVVGPFLLSLAAGAAGLTTLAAALLLPAPV